In Geminocystis sp. NIES-3709, a single genomic region encodes these proteins:
- a CDS encoding putative quinol monooxygenase: protein MKSLIDMSDLFIVLAGRYKIKPEKRDRFLELAIIGLEPTRQEAGNISYAFYEEVGVPNSFIYFEEWQSREALMAHLQQPYITPLLEEFGDLVEGSADVKIYDIKSYTEGL, encoded by the coding sequence ATGAAAAGTTTAATTGATATGAGTGATTTATTTATAGTATTAGCAGGTAGATACAAAATAAAACCAGAAAAAAGAGACCGTTTTCTGGAATTAGCAATAATTGGTCTTGAACCAACTCGTCAAGAAGCGGGTAATATTAGTTATGCTTTCTATGAAGAAGTAGGTGTACCAAACTCCTTTATTTATTTTGAGGAATGGCAAAGTAGAGAAGCCTTAATGGCACATTTACAACAACCTTATATTACACCTTTGTTAGAAGAATTTGGTGATTTGGTAGAGGGTAGTGCTGATGTCAAAATTTATGATATAAAAAGTTATACAGAAGGTTTATAA
- the recQ gene encoding DNA helicase RecQ produces MASLQQSLKQYFGYDSFRDGQEEIINQALLDRDLLIIMPTGGGKSLCFQLPALLKKGVAIIVSPLISLMQDQVTALQDNGINATFLNSTLDFKELRRREEDILNGKVKLLYLAPERLVSERFQEFLHTLISTVTISFFAIDEAHCISEWGHDFRQEYRQLRQLRFRFPSIPLMALTATATTRVQKDIISQLNLKNPGIHRFSFNRTNLYYEVQPRQKRTYQQIFNLIRRLDGSGIVYCFARKTTEDLASRLSQDGISALPYHGGLSDELRSKYQNSFIRDDVRVMVATLAFGMGINKPDVRFVIHYDLPRNIESYYQESGRAGRDGDHAKCILLYNPNDEYKIHYFIKQKENIQEQKIAYQQLEKVLEYAETNYCRRIVQLSYFGERFRGDCDGCDNCLNPKAVEDWTIEAQKFLSCVARVQEKFGIKHIIDILRESKSDKIYKYGHHLLSTYGIGKDKTAKEWEYLGKSLIYQGLLNQTNDSYKILKLNKESWEILRLKRQVKIAVANPTQTKIIEEYNPKALEIEILLQRLKKVRKKLADQENVAPYVIFGDSTLKIMAQMQPQTLKSLGKLSGVTEYKLNKYGYYFYEEIIYFLSEKTLPVALPNHTQIKTLQLYQQGLTITEIAQKRGLTVTTIITHLSELMELNQPIDIDKFVLPKKRETIINLLKKIGDQSPKIIREKLGDNYSYDEIKLVKAWHKRS; encoded by the coding sequence ATGGCTTCTTTACAACAATCATTAAAGCAATATTTTGGTTATGATAGTTTTCGAGATGGACAAGAAGAAATTATCAATCAAGCACTACTCGATCGAGATTTATTAATTATAATGCCCACAGGCGGTGGTAAATCTCTTTGTTTTCAACTTCCAGCGTTATTAAAAAAAGGAGTTGCCATCATCGTTTCTCCCCTTATTTCTTTGATGCAGGATCAAGTTACTGCTTTACAAGATAATGGAATTAATGCCACTTTTCTTAATAGTACCCTCGATTTTAAAGAACTTCGTCGTCGAGAAGAAGATATTTTAAATGGAAAGGTTAAGTTACTATACCTTGCCCCGGAAAGATTGGTTAGTGAAAGATTTCAAGAATTTTTACACACACTCATCTCTACTGTTACGATTTCTTTCTTTGCCATTGATGAAGCTCATTGTATTTCAGAATGGGGTCATGATTTTCGTCAAGAATATCGTCAATTACGACAACTGCGGTTTCGTTTTCCTTCTATCCCTCTCATGGCTTTAACGGCAACGGCAACCACCCGAGTACAAAAAGATATTATTAGTCAACTTAATCTTAAAAATCCCGGTATTCATCGTTTTAGTTTTAACCGTACAAATCTTTATTATGAGGTACAACCTCGCCAAAAACGCACCTATCAACAAATTTTTAACCTCATTCGTCGTTTAGATGGTTCTGGTATAGTTTATTGTTTCGCTCGTAAAACAACTGAGGATTTAGCTTCTCGTCTCTCTCAAGATGGTATCTCTGCTTTACCCTATCATGGCGGATTATCCGATGAACTTCGATCGAAATATCAAAACAGTTTTATTCGGGATGACGTGAGAGTTATGGTGGCAACCCTTGCCTTTGGCATGGGAATTAATAAGCCGGATGTGCGTTTTGTTATTCATTATGATTTACCTAGAAATATAGAAAGTTACTATCAAGAGTCAGGACGAGCAGGTAGAGACGGTGATCACGCTAAATGTATCTTATTGTATAATCCTAATGATGAATATAAAATTCATTATTTCATCAAACAAAAAGAGAATATTCAAGAACAAAAAATAGCTTATCAACAGTTAGAAAAAGTACTCGAATATGCAGAAACAAATTATTGTCGGCGCATTGTACAATTAAGTTATTTTGGTGAAAGATTTAGGGGTGATTGTGATGGTTGTGATAACTGTTTAAATCCTAAAGCAGTGGAAGATTGGACGATCGAAGCACAAAAGTTTTTATCCTGTGTAGCGCGTGTTCAAGAAAAATTTGGTATTAAACATATTATTGATATTTTAAGAGAATCAAAAAGCGATAAAATTTATAAATATGGACATCATTTATTATCTACTTATGGTATAGGTAAAGATAAAACCGCTAAAGAATGGGAATATTTAGGAAAATCTCTTATTTATCAAGGTTTACTAAATCAAACAAATGATAGTTATAAAATTTTAAAATTAAATAAAGAAAGTTGGGAAATATTAAGATTAAAAAGACAGGTAAAAATTGCCGTAGCAAATCCTACTCAAACCAAAATTATAGAAGAATATAATCCGAAGGCTTTAGAAATAGAAATCTTACTTCAAAGACTTAAAAAAGTTAGAAAAAAATTAGCAGATCAAGAAAATGTCGCACCCTATGTTATTTTCGGTGATTCTACGTTAAAAATCATGGCACAAATGCAACCACAAACTCTAAAAAGTTTAGGAAAATTATCAGGAGTAACAGAGTATAAACTTAATAAATATGGATATTATTTTTATGAAGAAATTATTTATTTTTTAAGTGAGAAAACTTTACCAGTAGCATTACCAAATCACACTCAAATTAAGACTTTACAGTTATATCAACAAGGTTTAACTATCACCGAAATAGCCCAAAAAAGAGGATTAACTGTTACTACTATTATAACTCATCTCAGTGAATTAATGGAGCTTAATCAACCGATCGATATAGACAAATTTGTCTTACCAAAAAAGAGAGAAACTATCATCAATCTTCTCAAAAAAATTGGCGATCAATCCCCAAAAATTATTAGGGAAAAATTAGGAGATAACTATAGTTATGATGAGATCAAATTAGTGAAAGCATGGCATAAAAGAAGTTAA
- a CDS encoding SH3 domain-containing protein codes for MSPSSLFQFIIGFFLGIILFGAGIAGGAYFFLTNVAVNPSKHLFAEEKSTSEKKETPKSEKIKQEESPKPEETKAEETPSETEKLPDGAYKAKVTWSTGLSLRSDASTDAERVGGIDYNTEIIILSTSSDGQWQKVRIPNSGQEGWVKSGNVEKIN; via the coding sequence ATGAGTCCATCCAGCTTATTTCAATTTATTATTGGTTTTTTCTTAGGCATTATTTTATTTGGTGCTGGAATAGCCGGAGGTGCTTATTTTTTTCTTACCAATGTAGCAGTGAATCCTTCTAAGCATTTATTTGCTGAAGAAAAATCCACCTCCGAAAAAAAAGAAACTCCAAAATCAGAGAAAATTAAACAAGAAGAATCTCCTAAGCCAGAGGAAACCAAAGCAGAAGAAACTCCATCTGAAACAGAAAAGTTACCTGATGGTGCTTATAAAGCAAAGGTTACATGGTCAACTGGTTTAAGTTTAAGATCTGATGCCAGTACGGATGCAGAGAGAGTAGGAGGAATAGACTACAATACGGAAATCATTATATTAAGTACCAGTAGTGATGGTCAATGGCAAAAAGTTCGTATTCCTAATAGTGGACAAGAAGGTTGGGTAAAATCAGGTAATGTGGAGAAAATCAATTAA
- a CDS encoding MFS transporter yields the protein MSLNQSSEKLNLTTKLAFGAGDIGPAFTANILVFFLLPFFTNVAGLSPAIAGSILFVGKIADAINDPIIGVFSDRTQTKWGRRIPWMIFAAIPFGGTFFLQWIIPKFSEDISFNNTLLFIYYMVIGIVFNIFYTAVNLPYQALTPELTQDYNERTNLNSFRFTFSIGASIVSLILAGAVFQIYQGNNQEKYLILGVISTLFSTLPLFWCPLIIKERGYQPLLNQKQRKITAYIFISIATIFIIYSLVNFLNSSSGEDTFNAIIALLVGLFIGIMAWSLIIAKTEPHLLQPPLGNTKQNHENNLTYIQQLKIVFQNRPFLYVVGIYLCSWLAVQLTASILIYFVVNWMGLPDAQFPRVAIAVQGTALIMLFVWQKISNKLDKKIVYFFGSSIWIIAQIGLFLVQPGQTFLLYALAMLAGCGVSVAYLIPWSMIPDVIDLDELNTGERREGIFYGFMVLLQKFGLAFGLFLVGIALQASGFIKPIEGQPIPVQPESALWAIRLVVAPLPAIVLLAGIILAYFYPITKEYHSQIHLQLQQKKELVN from the coding sequence ATGTCACTAAATCAATCTTCCGAGAAACTTAATTTAACTACCAAATTAGCTTTTGGTGCAGGGGATATAGGGCCTGCTTTCACTGCTAATATTTTAGTATTCTTTCTTCTGCCTTTTTTTACCAATGTAGCAGGTTTAAGTCCAGCTATAGCAGGAAGTATTTTATTTGTAGGGAAAATTGCTGATGCGATTAATGATCCCATTATAGGAGTTTTTAGCGATCGAACCCAAACAAAATGGGGCAGACGTATTCCTTGGATGATATTTGCGGCGATACCCTTTGGAGGGACATTTTTTTTACAGTGGATTATTCCTAAATTTAGTGAGGATATTTCTTTCAATAACACCCTTTTATTTATTTATTACATGGTAATAGGTATTGTCTTTAATATCTTTTATACGGCGGTAAATTTGCCTTATCAAGCCTTAACACCAGAGCTAACTCAAGATTATAATGAGCGTACTAATTTAAACAGTTTTCGTTTTACTTTTTCCATCGGTGCAAGTATTGTCTCCTTAATTTTAGCTGGAGCAGTTTTTCAAATTTATCAAGGAAATAATCAAGAAAAATATTTAATTTTAGGTGTAATTTCTACTCTTTTTTCTACTTTACCATTATTTTGGTGTCCTTTAATTATTAAAGAAAGAGGTTATCAACCTTTATTAAACCAAAAACAACGCAAAATTACTGCTTATATTTTTATATCGATCGCAACTATATTTATTATTTATAGTTTAGTTAATTTTCTTAATTCTAGTTCAGGAGAAGACACCTTTAACGCTATTATTGCTCTATTAGTAGGTCTATTTATTGGTATCATGGCATGGAGTTTAATAATTGCTAAAACCGAACCTCATTTATTACAACCTCCTTTAGGAAATACGAAACAAAATCACGAAAATAATTTGACTTATATTCAACAGTTAAAAATTGTTTTTCAAAATCGTCCTTTTCTCTACGTTGTTGGTATTTATTTATGTTCGTGGTTAGCAGTACAATTAACAGCATCTATCTTAATTTATTTTGTCGTCAATTGGATGGGATTACCTGATGCTCAGTTTCCCAGAGTTGCGATCGCAGTGCAAGGAACAGCATTAATAATGTTATTTGTGTGGCAAAAAATTAGTAATAAACTAGATAAAAAAATCGTTTATTTTTTCGGTTCAAGTATTTGGATTATTGCTCAAATTGGATTATTTTTAGTACAACCGGGACAAACATTTTTATTATATGCCTTAGCAATGTTAGCTGGATGCGGAGTGTCGGTTGCTTATTTAATTCCTTGGTCAATGATACCAGATGTTATTGATTTAGATGAGCTAAATACTGGAGAAAGACGAGAAGGAATTTTTTATGGATTTATGGTACTGTTACAAAAATTTGGATTAGCTTTTGGACTTTTTTTAGTAGGTATTGCTTTACAGGCATCTGGCTTTATAAAACCCATTGAAGGACAACCAATTCCTGTTCAACCAGAAAGTGCATTATGGGCAATTCGCCTAGTTGTTGCCCCCTTACCTGCCATCGTTTTATTAGCAGGAATAATACTAGCTTATTTTTATCCTATTACTAAGGAATATCATAGTCAAATTCATTTACAATTACAGCAAAAAAAAGAGTTAGTAAATTAA
- a CDS encoding Coenzyme F420 hydrogenase/dehydrogenase, beta subunit C-terminal domain, with translation MTAITSHQKAKALKPGSRRPAKDLCSECGLCDTYYIHYVKEACAFINQQIAELESNAHGRSRDLDNEYDIYFGVHQEMMSAKKKQPIEGAQWTGIVSTIACEMLTQGLVEGVVCVQSDENDRFQPKPIIATTTEEILGARVNKPTLSPNLSILEQVERSGMKRLLVIGVGCQIQALRAVEKKLGLEKLYVLGTPCVDNVTRAGLQKFLDTTSKSPDTVVAYEFMQDFRVHFKHEDGSVEKVPFFGLKTNKLKDVFAPSCMTCFDYVNSLADLVVGYMGAPFGWQWIVVRNETGKEMLDLVEDQLNTQPVMSKGDRKQAVQNSIPAYDKGVTLPMWAAQLMGVVIEKIGPQGLEYARFSIDSHFTRNYLYVKRNYSEKLADHVPDYAKKIVSQYQLPE, from the coding sequence ATGACTGCAATTACATCTCATCAAAAAGCCAAAGCCTTAAAACCCGGTAGTCGTCGCCCTGCAAAAGATTTATGTAGTGAGTGCGGACTGTGCGATACTTATTATATTCATTATGTTAAAGAAGCCTGTGCCTTTATCAATCAGCAAATTGCTGAGTTAGAATCTAATGCTCATGGACGTAGTCGAGATTTAGATAATGAGTATGACATTTACTTTGGTGTACATCAGGAGATGATGTCAGCAAAGAAAAAACAACCCATCGAAGGAGCTCAATGGACTGGTATAGTCAGTACGATCGCTTGTGAAATGTTAACTCAAGGGCTTGTAGAAGGGGTTGTGTGCGTTCAAAGTGACGAAAACGATCGATTTCAACCTAAACCCATTATTGCTACCACCACAGAAGAAATTTTAGGAGCTAGAGTCAATAAACCTACCTTATCCCCCAACTTATCTATTTTAGAACAAGTAGAACGATCGGGAATGAAACGATTATTAGTCATAGGAGTAGGGTGTCAAATTCAAGCCTTACGAGCAGTAGAGAAAAAATTAGGACTAGAAAAACTCTATGTTTTAGGTACTCCTTGTGTTGATAATGTAACTCGTGCAGGGCTACAAAAATTTTTAGACACCACCAGCAAATCTCCTGATACTGTTGTGGCTTACGAATTTATGCAAGATTTTCGAGTACATTTTAAACATGAAGACGGTAGTGTGGAAAAAGTACCCTTCTTTGGTTTAAAAACCAATAAACTCAAAGATGTTTTTGCTCCATCCTGTATGACTTGTTTTGACTATGTCAACTCCTTAGCTGATTTAGTTGTCGGTTATATGGGAGCGCCTTTCGGTTGGCAGTGGATTGTGGTGCGCAACGAAACTGGTAAAGAAATGTTAGACTTAGTTGAAGATCAACTTAACACTCAACCTGTAATGTCAAAAGGCGATCGAAAACAAGCCGTACAAAACAGTATCCCTGCCTATGATAAAGGAGTCACATTACCCATGTGGGCGGCACAATTAATGGGGGTAGTTATCGAAAAAATTGGCCCTCAAGGGTTAGAATATGCCCGTTTTTCGATCGATTCTCACTTTACTCGCAATTATCTCTATGTTAAGCGTAATTACTCAGAAAAGTTAGCTGATCATGTTCCTGATTACGCCAAAAAAATTGTATCTCAGTATCAATTACCTGAATAA
- the folK gene encoding 2-amino-4-hydroxy-6-hydroxymethyldihydropteridine diphosphokinase: protein MTNIKKFSCAIALGSNLGDSLTILNNAVNKLANTTEIEVISRSTWHKTKPIGPPQPDYLNGCISIQTTYLPQELLSYLLEIEQEFGRERKERWGARTLDLDIILYDNLVINSPNLEIPHPRMRDRVFVLMPLTEIASNWIDPITQLTVCQLLELSLKKVSESTINH, encoded by the coding sequence ATGACCAACATCAAAAAATTCTCTTGTGCGATCGCATTAGGAAGTAATTTAGGGGATAGTTTAACTATTCTTAATAATGCTGTCAATAAATTAGCAAACACCACAGAAATTGAGGTTATTTCTCGTTCTACATGGCATAAAACGAAACCCATAGGGCCACCCCAACCAGATTATTTAAACGGTTGTATAAGTATTCAAACCACTTATTTACCACAAGAGTTATTAAGTTATTTATTAGAAATAGAGCAGGAATTTGGAAGGGAAAGAAAGGAAAGATGGGGTGCTAGGACTTTAGATTTAGATATTATTCTCTATGATAATTTAGTCATAAATAGTCCCAATTTAGAAATACCTCATCCAAGAATGAGAGACAGGGTTTTTGTGTTGATGCCCTTAACTGAAATCGCCTCAAACTGGATTGATCCTATTACCCAATTAACCGTCTGTCAATTATTAGAGCTATCTTTAAAAAAAGTTTCAGAATCCACCATTAATCATTAA
- a CDS encoding NIL domain-containing protein: MKKRVNLTFPRSVVQMPVTYRLAKDFNIAANIIRGQVAPNQVGKLVLELSGDIDQLDAAIDWMKANNIGVSLTTGEIIIDEETCVHCGLCTGVCPTESLTLNPSSYKLQFRQQTCIVCEQCIPTCPVQAITTNL; the protein is encoded by the coding sequence ATGAAAAAAAGAGTCAATTTAACCTTTCCTCGTAGCGTAGTGCAAATGCCAGTCACTTATAGATTAGCGAAAGATTTTAACATCGCCGCTAACATTATCCGAGGACAAGTTGCACCAAATCAAGTAGGAAAATTAGTATTAGAATTGTCAGGAGACATAGATCAATTAGATGCCGCCATTGACTGGATGAAAGCTAATAATATTGGTGTTTCTCTTACCACAGGAGAAATTATTATTGATGAGGAAACCTGTGTACATTGTGGATTATGTACAGGAGTATGCCCTACAGAATCTTTAACTCTTAATCCCAGCAGTTATAAATTACAATTTCGTCAGCAAACCTGTATTGTGTGTGAACAATGTATTCCTACTTGTCCTGTACAAGCTATTACAACTAATCTTTAA
- a CDS encoding thioredoxin family protein has translation MSENNINPLNRIRNIVIALIAVILGIVLVLSSQTTVNAESLESQAKQATSLEVAVNNGKPSLVEFYANWCTSCQAMAKDLATLKQEYQKDVNFVMLNVDNSKWLPEVLNYEVDGIPHFVFLNNQGVAIASTIGEQPLSIFEENLQALIANKSLPYANNKGNISPLNSQNQIIEGNNDNPTNHS, from the coding sequence ATGTCTGAAAATAATATTAATCCTCTCAATCGAATCCGTAATATTGTTATTGCCTTAATAGCTGTGATTCTTGGAATTGTATTAGTATTAAGTTCTCAAACAACGGTTAATGCTGAATCTTTGGAATCTCAAGCAAAACAAGCAACATCCTTAGAAGTAGCAGTTAATAACGGTAAGCCGTCACTGGTAGAATTTTATGCGAATTGGTGTACCAGTTGTCAGGCGATGGCTAAAGATTTGGCTACTTTAAAGCAAGAGTATCAGAAAGATGTCAATTTTGTCATGCTCAACGTTGACAATAGCAAATGGTTGCCAGAGGTTTTAAATTATGAAGTGGATGGTATTCCTCACTTTGTTTTTCTCAATAATCAAGGAGTTGCGATCGCATCTACTATCGGTGAACAACCTTTGAGCATATTTGAGGAAAATTTACAAGCCTTAATTGCTAATAAATCTTTGCCTTATGCTAATAACAAAGGGAATATTTCTCCTTTGAATTCTCAAAATCAAATTATTGAAGGAAACAATGATAATCCGACAAATCACAGTTAA
- a CDS encoding glycosyltransferase family 4 protein — MIQKQQGSAIYYSPDGYNTQGKRLLGRQSAGEGFLKAYIESHQGDTLYCYGDSDNDFRHFQQLVIPWLKKSFNFQLITKTQSYQLAEVGNLYLPGPSLADFAWQRRFYDQRGYSICGITHTIASKEAIGSIGNLLMAPIQPWDALICTSNAVKVAVEKILYDWGEYLGQRFNSKINLDLQLPIIPLGVDAEKFQFNSEFRNTIRERLNIAEEDIVVLFVGRLIFYAKAHPVPMYLALEKAVKQISHKGKIVLIQCGWFEDEREEASFIESAKEFAPSISYIFLNGKNPEIRQKIWSAGDIFISLADNIQETFGLTPIEAMAAGLPVIVSDWNGYQESIRHEIDGFRISTMIPSENNALDLAHNYHIDQINYSTYIAHACFATMIDIDECTTALVKLIDNPDMRKKMGENGKQRVQDIYDWQNVIKSYHQLWKELEEIRNIKEMSVPIKNGNPPYPLCDDPFNLFNHYSTAHLSPEINLKLSSIVDDNFLKKIRTMWTTNFGNNYRLSNQIIDRIINDLKTHKILNVAYFIAVYGQENSNILIRTLMYLLKFNILIIDS, encoded by the coding sequence ATGATACAAAAACAACAAGGTAGTGCAATTTATTATAGTCCTGATGGTTACAACACTCAAGGAAAAAGATTATTAGGGAGACAATCCGCAGGAGAAGGTTTTTTAAAAGCCTATATTGAATCCCATCAAGGAGATACTCTTTATTGTTATGGGGATAGTGATAATGATTTTCGTCATTTTCAACAATTAGTTATTCCTTGGTTAAAAAAATCTTTCAATTTTCAGTTAATCACCAAAACTCAATCTTACCAATTAGCGGAAGTAGGTAATCTTTATCTTCCCGGGCCTAGTTTAGCAGATTTTGCATGGCAAAGAAGATTCTATGATCAACGAGGTTATAGTATATGTGGAATTACTCATACGATCGCATCAAAAGAAGCTATTGGTAGTATTGGAAATTTATTAATGGCACCGATACAACCTTGGGATGCCTTAATTTGTACATCTAATGCCGTTAAGGTAGCGGTGGAAAAAATTCTTTATGACTGGGGAGAATATTTAGGACAAAGATTCAATAGTAAAATTAATTTGGATTTACAATTACCCATTATTCCTTTAGGAGTTGATGCAGAGAAATTTCAATTTAATTCTGAATTTAGAAATACTATTCGAGAAAGATTAAATATAGCAGAAGAAGATATAGTTGTTTTATTTGTTGGTCGCTTAATATTTTATGCTAAAGCGCATCCTGTACCAATGTATTTAGCTTTAGAAAAAGCCGTTAAACAAATAAGTCATAAAGGTAAAATTGTCTTAATTCAATGCGGTTGGTTTGAAGATGAAAGAGAGGAGGCTTCTTTTATCGAAAGTGCAAAAGAATTTGCTCCTTCTATTAGCTATATATTTTTAAATGGAAAAAATCCAGAAATTCGGCAAAAAATTTGGTCTGCTGGAGATATATTTATTTCCTTAGCTGATAACATTCAAGAAACTTTTGGATTAACTCCTATTGAAGCAATGGCGGCAGGTTTACCTGTAATTGTATCTGATTGGAATGGTTATCAAGAATCTATTCGTCACGAGATAGATGGATTTCGGATTTCGACAATGATTCCTAGTGAAAATAATGCTTTAGATTTAGCTCACAATTATCATATTGATCAGATAAATTATAGTACCTATATTGCTCATGCTTGTTTTGCAACAATGATTGATATTGATGAATGCACCACTGCTTTAGTCAAATTAATAGATAATCCTGATATGAGAAAAAAAATGGGAGAAAATGGAAAGCAAAGAGTTCAAGATATTTATGATTGGCAAAATGTGATCAAATCTTATCATCAATTATGGAAAGAATTAGAAGAAATTAGAAATATAAAAGAGATGTCTGTACCTATAAAAAATGGGAATCCACCTTATCCATTATGTGATGATCCTTTTAACTTATTTAATCATTATAGTACTGCACATCTTTCTCCTGAAATAAACTTGAAATTAAGCTCGATCGTAGATGATAATTTTTTAAAGAAAATACGCACTATGTGGACAACAAATTTTGGGAATAATTATCGCTTATCAAATCAAATTATTGATCGAATAATTAATGATTTAAAAACGCATAAAATTTTAAATGTAGCTTATTTTATAGCCGTTTATGGACAAGAAAATAGTAACATATTAATTAGAACTTTAATGTATTTACTGAAATTTAATATTTTAATAATTGATAGTTAA